Sequence from the Mycoplasma cottewii genome:
TTATTGGTGAAGTTCCTGGAAAAGGGGCTAAAAAAGAAGAAATAGGATTACTAATGACAGGTCAAACATTAGATAAAATTAAAAAGACTAAAACTAAAATGGAGGTAAATGCATAATGTTTTCTAGATTAAAATGAACATTTTCAACTAAAGCAAGGTATGTGCTTACTTCTGATCACTCAAAAGAAAAAAGAAAAGTTTTTAAAGGTTCTATTTTCTCGATTATTGCCGGATTTTTAACAGCTTCTATATTATTAATATGTTTATTAGTAAATCCTTTTGAGTATTTCTACTACGTATTTACATTCAGTTTTAGTAGTAGACTATTATCACAAACTCTTAATTGAACTGCAGTTTATATAATTGCCGCTATATCTATGGCTATTGCATTTAGATGTGGAGTATTTAATATTGGTGCATCAGGTCAAATATTAACATCAACGTGTTTATCGACAATAATCCTTGTTCTAGTAAAAGGTAAAACAATAACTTCTATAGATTCTGGAACAATATTCTTATTATTTATAGTATGTGTTGTATCTAGTTCTATATTAGCTTTTCTAGCGGGTTTATTAAAAGCGTTATTTAATATACATGAAGTTGTTTCAACTATTTTATTAAACTGAACTGCATTCTTTACTTTAAAATGATTCTTCGAATTTACTGGAAATAAATTCATGAGTACAACACCTGGAGTTACATTAACAATTCCTTCTAACCAATTAAACATAGGAGACAATCGTTGATTACTTCCTATTATAATTGCAATGATTTGTGTTATATTTGTTTGAGTATTATTTTCAAAAACAACATTAGGATTTAAGTTAAAAGCTGTTGGTTCATCTCCATCAGGATCACAATATGTTGGAATAAATGTTAAAACACAAATTGTTGGAGCATTAACATTATCAGGAGCATTTGCTGGATTAGCGGCATTTGTTGCATTATTCACTGTTACACCAAATACATCATTTGCAAATGATTCCTTACCTACTTTAGGATTTGATGCAATTGCAGTTTCACTAGTTGCATTTAATAACCCTATAGGAATTATTGGTACAGCTTCATTATGAGCTTCTATTAAAACTGGTGCAGCATCAGCTTCTGGAACATATTTAATTTCAACTCAATTAAGTTCATTAATTTCAGGTATATTAATTTACTTTACTGCTATTTCTTCAATATTCATTAGACTTGAACCTTGAGTAGCAATTAAAAATAAATTCTATATATTAAACTCAGGAATAAACCTAAAAATTATTAGAAAACTAAAAGCTCATATTAGAAAACTAAAATCTAAAAAACGTTTCTTATGTTTATCAAGCGAATACAAAGAAAGACTTGAACAAGAATATATAGCTTATTGTAAACAAAACAATATAGATATTAATAATGAACAAGTTACTTTACTTGCTAAAAAATGAAACGGTAGAAAAAATCTTAAGTTAGTAATGAAAAAAGAAATTAATTCATTAATTAGCTTATGTAAAAACAAATTAGAAGAAGTTAAAAAACATGTTAAAGAAGAAAAAACAGAACTAAACGTTTGTGGATTAAAAACAGAATTATCAAAAGAAAAAGATTTAATTATTTCTAACTTTATTAAAAAACAAAGAAACTTAAACTTAGAATTTTCTACTCAAAAAGACAAAGTAAGAAAAACTAGAGATTCAATTTTAAACTCTTATAAAAACCTATTAGAAAAAAATAAAGCAGAGCACAAATCAATACTTCAAGCGATCAAGATGAACAAAGAAACTGAAATAAGTGTATTAACTTGAGAGTTTGAATACCGTGATAATTTAATTCAAATTAAAGCTGAAAAATTAACAGCTATTGATAATATCAATGAGCACATTAAATCAGCAAAATCTGAATTTAAATTACAACGTGAAATTCTGAGATTAAATAAAGAATTAACTTCTGAAGATAAAAAAGTAAAATATGATGAAATCAAACAAAAATTCAACGAGTTAATTTCTCAATTAAAACAAGATAAAAAAGAAGTTATTTTTAAAGCAAAACAAGAATCACAAGACTGAAAAGATAAGTTTAAAGCTCAAAAACTAAAAGTTGAACAAGAAAAAGTTGAACTACAAGCAATTTTAGATAAAGCTCAACGTTTAGTTGAAGAAGAAAATAAACGTTTTGAACTAGAAAAACAAAAAGCTTTAGAATTTAAACAAGAATTTGATTCAAAAGTTGATATGAATCGTTCTAAACAAGAAGTTGAACAAGCAACTATGTTATTAAATGATTTAAAAACAATCTTTAAAGATCAACTTGTAAAAGACGTTACTAATGAAGCTTTAAGCACAAACAACGAAGTCTTAACAAAATCTTTAGAAATTAAAAACAAAATTGATGAAATTTTAACTCAACAAGTAGTTAATTCATATGATGCCGCTGAATATATGAAAGACAAAATAAGAATTAATTTAAGTTCTTTAAAATTAATAATTAATATTCAAAAAGAAATTAATTATATCCAATCTAGAATAGATGAAAACAAAACTATTAAGATTTTTAATGAATCTATAACAAAAGCTAAAGAACTAGTTGACTCTCAAAAAGAGCAATACTTAGAAACTATTAATTCTGCTGCAAATGAAACAATCCAAGATTTAGATCAATTAATAAACTTAGAAAGAACATATAAAGAAAATATGAATTCTAAAGTTATTGAAATTAATCAAAAAATAGTAAAGGAAGGTGTGTAATATGTTAAATTCAGTTACAGCTCAATGAGCTTTTGGATTTATTGCTATATTATTATTCGCTTCCTTATCAGCTCTTGTTTCAGAAAAAGCAGGGATAGTTAATATTGCTGTTGAAGGTATGATGACAGTAGGTGCTTTGGTTGTTTCTATACTAGGAACCATTGTAAATACTCGCCCAAATGAAGCATCTTCTCAATACACTCAAATTTGAGTTATGCTACTTGCAGGAGTGATAACATCAATATTTGCACTATTACACGCATTCCCTTCAATTACATTGAAATCTAATCAAATTGTTTCAGGAACTGCTATTAACATTTTAGCTTTAGGAACAGGTATATTCTTAGCTTCATCAAACTACTTTGGAAAACAATCTCAAATTATTGCAAGTGGATATAAAACATTAAGATTTGGACCATTCCCTGTTTGAATGATTGTAGCGGTTATTGTAGCTATTCTATTATTAGTATTTTTCAAATACACAAAACAAGGTATGAGATATGCAATGGTTGGAGAAAACCCAAATGCAATTGATGCTGCTGGAATTAGTGTTACAAAATATAGATATATTGCAGTAATGTTTTCAGGATTTCTTGCCGGAATTGGTGGAGGAGCATTCATTCTAACAATTGTTGGTAGTGGTACATTTGGTGGATCATTAAATGGATATGGATTCTTAGCTATTGCGATTATGATTTTTGGACAATGAAAAATACCATTTATATCAATTGGAGTTATTATATTTTCAATGATATTTGCGATGGCACAACAAATTTCATTACTATTTGATCAAAATGTTATAAAAAGAATGGCAACATTATTTAAAGTTACACCTTTCGTATTAACTATTATAGGTATGATTGCATTTAGTAAAACATCAAGAGCACCGGCTGCAGTTGGAGTTCCGTTTGATAAATCAAAAAGATAAATTATACAATATCTTCAAACAAGCACATTTGTGCTTGTTTTTTTATTTAAAACTATTTAAAGTTATAAAAAAATCTATTATAATTATAAAGTAACATTTTTGGCAACATAGCCAAGTGGCTAAGGCATGGGTCTGCAACACCCTGATCGTCGGTTCGAATCCGACTGTTGCCTCCAATATGAAACCAAAAATCTCTCTAAATTCCATTTTGGAATAGAGAGATTTTAAAAAAATAAAAAAAATTAAATTTTTATGTTGTAAATTTTGTTTTGATATTCTATAATAAAAAAGTCACTTGAGAAAGTGACGAGATAATAACATAGCAAATACCTTTACATGCGCCCGTAGATCAATTGGATAGATCGCTTGACTACGGATCAAAAGGTTGGGGGTTCGAGTCCCTCCGGGCGCACCATTTAGAAAGCTAACTGTTATTATCGTAAAACATAATAACAATATTTCGGGAAGTGGCTCAGCTTGGTAGAGCATTCGGTTTGGGACCGAAGGGTCGCAGGTTCGAATCCTGTCTTCCCGACCATTAAATATGGGCCCTTAGCTCAGCTGGGAGAGCACCTGCCTTGCACGCAGGGGGTCGACGGTTCGATCCCGTTAGGGTCCACCATATTTGGCGGGGTAGCTCAGTTGGTTAGAGCGTTCGGTTCATACCCGAAAGGTCGAGAGTTCAAATCTCTCCCCCGCTACCATCATTATTATGGACCTTTAGCTCAGTTGGTTAGAGCATCCGGCTCATAACCGGACGGTCATTGGTTCAAGTCCAATAAGGTCCACCATAATTGAAACATAAAAATGGTCGATTATGAGGTAAAATGGTAACACGGAAGATTACCCAAGTCCGGCTGAAGGGATCGGTCTTGAAAACCGAGAGTCGGGGAAACCCGAGCGGGGGTTCGAATCCCTCATCTTCCGCCATTTATTGAAAACAAAATAGTGTCGCGGGGTAGAGCAGTTGGCAGCTCGTCGGGCTCATAACCCGAAGGTCGCAGGTTCGAGTCCTGCCCCCGCAACCAATGGCCCCATAGCGAAGTTGGTTATCGCGCCTCCCTGTCACGGAGGAGATCACGGGTTCGAGTCCCGTTGGGGTCGCCATTATGGTTGTGTAGCTCAGTTGGTAGAGCAGCAGACTGAAGCTCTGCGTGTCGGCGGTTCAATTCCGTCCACAACCACCACTCAAGAGAATGATATTAAGTAGCTTAGGCTACTTTTTATTTTATTTTTAATCAAATATTAAATAATAAGAATATTAGAATTAAAGTTAGTTTTAAAACTAACTTTTTTATTATAAAAAAATCACAAAAAATTTATTAAAATTTAATTGATATCTATTGTTTATTAGTCAATATATTATTATTTGATAAAACACAATATTATTTATATAATTATTAAAAATTTACAAGAATTGAAAGGTATAAAAATATGAGAAAAAAAGTTATTTTTGGAAATTGAAAAATGAATGGATCAATCAAAAGTGTTAAAGATTTTTTAAACACAGTTGATAGTTTAGCTTCTAGCACAGGTGTTGTTGCTGGTTTAGCTGTACCGTTCACTTTATTAAGTACAGCAGTAGAAAATGCTAAAAATGTAAAAATCGCTGCACAAAATGTTCACTTTGAAGAAAAAGGAGCATTCACTGGTGAAATTTCTATACCAATGTTAAAAGAGTTAAATGTTGAATATGTTGTTATTGGTCACTCTGAAAGAAGAGAAATGTTTGGTGAAACTGATCTAACAGTTAATAAAAAAGGTAAAGCATTATTAGCAAATAATATGACTCCAATTATTTGTTGTGGAGAAACTTTAGAAACTAAAGAACAAGGAAATACAATTAGTTTTGTAAATGATCAAATTTCAAAAGCTTATGATGGTATTTCAAGTGATGATGCTGTTAAAACAATTATTGCTTATGAACCAATTTGAGCAATTGGAACAGGTAAAACTGCAACTAGTGATGATGCTGAACAAGTATGTAAAGCAATTAGAGAAAATCTAGCAAAAATTTATGATCAAAATACAGCAGATCAAATTTCAATTCAATATGGAGGAAGTGTTAAACCTTCAAATATAAAAGAAATTATGGAAATGCCAAATATTGATGGTGCTTTAGTTGGTGGAGCTTCATTATTAGCAGATGATTATCTAGCTTTAGTAAATTACAATAAATAAAAGGAAGAAAAATATGAAAGATGTTAAATTACTAATTTTAGATATGGATGGGACTAGTTATAAAAAAATGGGTCCTATCATAAAAGAAAATGTTGAACCTTTAAAAAAAACTATTGAAAATAATGTTGAAGTTGTGTTTGTCACAGGAAGACCGGTTAATTCTAAACAAAATAGTCTAGTAGAACATGGATTTACTTCAAATCATTCATTT
This genomic interval carries:
- a CDS encoding ABC transporter permease subunit; the protein is MFSRLKWTFSTKARYVLTSDHSKEKRKVFKGSIFSIIAGFLTASILLICLLVNPFEYFYYVFTFSFSSRLLSQTLNWTAVYIIAAISMAIAFRCGVFNIGASGQILTSTCLSTIILVLVKGKTITSIDSGTIFLLFIVCVVSSSILAFLAGLLKALFNIHEVVSTILLNWTAFFTLKWFFEFTGNKFMSTTPGVTLTIPSNQLNIGDNRWLLPIIIAMICVIFVWVLFSKTTLGFKLKAVGSSPSGSQYVGINVKTQIVGALTLSGAFAGLAAFVALFTVTPNTSFANDSLPTLGFDAIAVSLVAFNNPIGIIGTASLWASIKTGAASASGTYLISTQLSSLISGILIYFTAISSIFIRLEPWVAIKNKFYILNSGINLKIIRKLKAHIRKLKSKKRFLCLSSEYKERLEQEYIAYCKQNNIDINNEQVTLLAKKWNGRKNLKLVMKKEINSLISLCKNKLEEVKKHVKEEKTELNVCGLKTELSKEKDLIISNFIKKQRNLNLEFSTQKDKVRKTRDSILNSYKNLLEKNKAEHKSILQAIKMNKETEISVLTWEFEYRDNLIQIKAEKLTAIDNINEHIKSAKSEFKLQREILRLNKELTSEDKKVKYDEIKQKFNELISQLKQDKKEVIFKAKQESQDWKDKFKAQKLKVEQEKVELQAILDKAQRLVEEENKRFELEKQKALEFKQEFDSKVDMNRSKQEVEQATMLLNDLKTIFKDQLVKDVTNEALSTNNEVLTKSLEIKNKIDEILTQQVVNSYDAAEYMKDKIRINLSSLKLIINIQKEINYIQSRIDENKTIKIFNESITKAKELVDSQKEQYLETINSAANETIQDLDQLINLERTYKENMNSKVIEINQKIVKEGV
- a CDS encoding ABC transporter permease, which encodes MLNSVTAQWAFGFIAILLFASLSALVSEKAGIVNIAVEGMMTVGALVVSILGTIVNTRPNEASSQYTQIWVMLLAGVITSIFALLHAFPSITLKSNQIVSGTAINILALGTGIFLASSNYFGKQSQIIASGYKTLRFGPFPVWMIVAVIVAILLLVFFKYTKQGMRYAMVGENPNAIDAAGISVTKYRYIAVMFSGFLAGIGGGAFILTIVGSGTFGGSLNGYGFLAIAIMIFGQWKIPFISIGVIIFSMIFAMAQQISLLFDQNVIKRMATLFKVTPFVLTIIGMIAFSKTSRAPAAVGVPFDKSKR
- the tpiA gene encoding triose-phosphate isomerase yields the protein MRKKVIFGNWKMNGSIKSVKDFLNTVDSLASSTGVVAGLAVPFTLLSTAVENAKNVKIAAQNVHFEEKGAFTGEISIPMLKELNVEYVVIGHSERREMFGETDLTVNKKGKALLANNMTPIICCGETLETKEQGNTISFVNDQISKAYDGISSDDAVKTIIAYEPIWAIGTGKTATSDDAEQVCKAIRENLAKIYDQNTADQISIQYGGSVKPSNIKEIMEMPNIDGALVGGASLLADDYLALVNYNK